A single window of Rhodococcus jostii RHA1 DNA harbors:
- the otsB gene encoding trehalose-phosphatase, with product MSAHDLSIELRRALSRVARTPRLLVASDYDGTMAPIVSDPEKAFPHAESVRALRALASLAGTTAAVISGRALKDLAALSRLPAEVQLVGSHGSEFDIGFIHAIDADAKKLLGEITEELTRIATLHAGTSVEAKPASVALHVRNADAEEGALALAAVRADAGQRVGVQVTEGKSVIELAVVATDKGHALDLIRHQDGATAAVFVGDDVTDEKAFARLQGPDLGVKVGPGESLAEFRVSTTEDVAAALAFLLEERRTWLSGAHAPPIERLTMLASPRTVALVTPDATLTWLCHPEPDSASVFAHLLGGPEAGHFSVGPHRSALPLSQRYIDSTMTVQTRWASLSVTDYLPHDVRQGRTDLTRVISGQAAAVVTFAPRPEFGQGQVILEAVSEGLRVHGTNEPIVLRSPGVQWNVTSDGNQQTAHAVVDPSGGDVVLELRCGTEELGPSETPEEERRALAESYWSDWAKSLTLPTLKPDLMKRSALTLRGLVHVDSGAIMAAATTSLPEEIGGVRNWDYRYCWLRDAALTASALVSLGSLSEAEGYLDWVHDVLETLPGPERLHPLYTLHGGGLPPEAVIDSLPGYAGSRPVRIGNAANQQVQLDVFGPIVELIHDLSHAREKQGVEVALNDRDWELVCAMVEAVERRWFEPDHGIWEIRDNPRHHVYSKVMGWVTVDRAVALAEHFGRDVEPGWTSLRDKIAEEVREKGWKDEVRSYTAAYDGTDLDAATLYIGLSGLIDPSDEKFAATVTATEAELRSGSTVYRYHHDDGLPGTEGGFHLCAAWLVEAYLLIGQRSQAEALFAQLVDAAGPTGLLSEEYDPVAERSLGNHPQAYSHLGLLRCAQLLA from the coding sequence GTGAGCGCCCATGATCTGTCCATCGAACTTCGTCGTGCCCTCTCGAGGGTTGCGCGGACCCCTCGCCTGCTCGTCGCTTCCGACTACGACGGCACGATGGCCCCCATCGTCTCCGACCCCGAGAAGGCGTTCCCCCACGCCGAATCGGTGCGCGCTCTCCGCGCCCTGGCCAGCCTCGCCGGAACGACGGCGGCCGTGATCTCGGGCCGGGCACTCAAGGACCTCGCCGCGCTGTCGCGGCTGCCCGCCGAGGTTCAGCTGGTCGGCAGCCACGGCTCGGAATTCGACATCGGGTTCATCCATGCGATCGACGCCGACGCCAAGAAACTTCTCGGTGAGATCACCGAGGAACTCACCCGGATCGCCACGCTGCACGCCGGTACGTCGGTGGAGGCGAAGCCGGCGAGCGTCGCCCTCCACGTCCGCAACGCCGACGCCGAGGAAGGTGCCCTGGCCCTGGCCGCCGTGCGCGCCGACGCCGGACAGCGCGTCGGCGTGCAGGTCACCGAGGGCAAGTCCGTCATCGAACTGGCCGTCGTCGCCACCGACAAGGGCCATGCGCTCGACCTGATCCGTCACCAGGACGGTGCGACGGCGGCCGTCTTCGTCGGCGACGACGTCACCGACGAGAAGGCGTTCGCGCGTCTCCAGGGCCCCGACCTCGGCGTGAAGGTGGGCCCCGGCGAGAGTCTCGCCGAATTCCGGGTGTCGACCACCGAAGACGTGGCCGCGGCCCTCGCGTTCCTGCTCGAGGAGCGCCGCACCTGGCTGTCCGGGGCACACGCCCCGCCGATCGAGCGCCTCACCATGCTCGCCAGCCCGCGGACCGTCGCACTCGTCACCCCCGACGCGACCCTCACCTGGCTGTGTCATCCCGAACCCGACTCGGCGTCCGTGTTCGCGCATCTGCTCGGCGGACCGGAGGCCGGCCATTTCAGCGTCGGCCCGCACCGCAGCGCGCTGCCGCTGAGCCAGCGGTACATCGACAGCACCATGACCGTGCAGACACGGTGGGCCAGCCTCTCCGTCACCGACTACCTGCCGCACGACGTCCGCCAGGGCCGCACCGACCTGACCCGGGTGATCAGCGGGCAGGCCGCCGCCGTCGTGACGTTCGCACCGCGGCCCGAGTTCGGGCAGGGCCAGGTCATCCTCGAGGCGGTCTCCGAGGGACTGCGGGTGCACGGGACCAACGAGCCGATCGTGCTGCGCTCCCCCGGCGTGCAGTGGAACGTGACGTCCGACGGCAACCAGCAGACCGCGCATGCCGTCGTCGACCCGTCCGGCGGTGACGTCGTCCTGGAATTGCGATGCGGTACCGAAGAACTCGGACCGTCGGAGACACCCGAGGAGGAGCGTCGCGCGCTGGCCGAATCGTATTGGTCGGACTGGGCGAAGAGCCTCACCCTGCCCACCCTCAAACCCGACCTGATGAAGCGTTCCGCGCTCACCCTCCGCGGTCTGGTGCACGTCGACTCCGGAGCAATCATGGCGGCCGCCACCACCTCGCTGCCCGAGGAGATCGGCGGCGTCCGCAACTGGGACTACCGCTACTGCTGGCTGCGCGACGCGGCGCTCACCGCGTCCGCGCTCGTCAGCCTCGGCTCGCTGAGCGAGGCCGAGGGCTACCTCGACTGGGTGCACGACGTCCTCGAGACGCTGCCCGGCCCCGAACGCCTGCACCCCCTCTACACGCTGCACGGTGGCGGTCTGCCGCCTGAGGCCGTCATCGACTCGCTCCCCGGCTACGCGGGCTCGCGGCCGGTCCGCATCGGCAACGCGGCCAACCAGCAGGTGCAACTCGACGTGTTCGGGCCCATCGTCGAACTCATCCACGACCTGTCCCACGCCCGCGAGAAGCAGGGCGTCGAAGTGGCGCTCAACGACCGCGACTGGGAACTGGTCTGCGCCATGGTCGAGGCCGTGGAACGTCGCTGGTTCGAACCCGACCACGGCATCTGGGAGATCCGCGACAACCCGCGTCACCACGTGTACTCGAAGGTGATGGGCTGGGTCACCGTCGACCGTGCGGTGGCGCTGGCCGAGCACTTCGGCCGCGACGTCGAGCCCGGCTGGACGTCGTTGCGCGACAAGATCGCCGAGGAGGTGCGCGAGAAGGGCTGGAAGGACGAGGTCCGCTCGTACACCGCCGCCTACGACGGCACCGACCTCGACGCCGCCACCCTGTACATCGGACTGTCCGGGCTGATCGACCCGTCGGACGAGAAGTTCGCCGCCACGGTCACGGCCACCGAGGCGGAACTGCGCAGCGGCTCGACCGTGTACCGGTACCACCACGACGACGGGCTGCCCGGCACCGAGGGCGGGTTCCACCTCTGCGCGGCCTGGCTGGTCGAGGCGTACCTGCTGATCGGTCAGCGGTCGCAGGCGGAGGCGTTGTTCGCGCAACTGGTCGACGCCGCCGGACCGACCGGGCTTCTCAGCGAGGAGTACGACCCCGTCGCCGAGCGGTCGCTGGGCAACCACCCCCAGGCGTACAGCCACCTGGGATTGCTGCGTTGCGCTCAGCTCCTGGCCTGA
- a CDS encoding DUF3558 domain-containing protein gives MKRRSGGIAFVTGLMGIGAIAGCSTPVDGAAAQQPAKAIAFHPCDGLTQEALQAAQIDVRAGSRLSDEPANRSCSFRSRNPDYGVVISALAETVSSVESSDRFHVLSETEIGGRRALVSDFRGGSACTVSVAIEPGILEFMIGYSELEDFTTVDAACDQATKVATTLAPYFPDHL, from the coding sequence GTGAAGCGTCGGTCCGGCGGAATCGCCTTCGTAACCGGCCTAATGGGTATTGGCGCAATTGCAGGCTGTTCAACTCCGGTGGATGGCGCAGCTGCGCAGCAACCGGCGAAGGCGATCGCGTTCCACCCCTGTGACGGTCTTACCCAGGAGGCACTCCAAGCGGCGCAGATCGACGTGCGCGCAGGATCGCGGCTTTCGGATGAGCCGGCGAATCGTTCATGCTCATTTCGATCGCGCAATCCTGACTACGGCGTTGTCATTTCCGCGCTTGCTGAAACCGTCAGCAGCGTGGAGTCGAGCGACCGCTTCCACGTCCTGAGTGAGACGGAGATCGGCGGGCGGCGTGCTCTGGTGTCGGATTTCCGTGGCGGGAGTGCGTGCACGGTGTCGGTGGCGATCGAGCCGGGGATTCTGGAGTTCATGATCGGGTACAGCGAGTTGGAGGATTTCACGACCGTCGACGCGGCGTGCGATCAGGCGACGAAGGTGGCGACGACGTTGGCGCCCTATTTCCCCGACCACCTGTAG
- a CDS encoding metal ABC transporter ATP-binding protein — MTEPTSKNAGDGRVPALELTGARLSFGERTLWQDLDLTVEPGEFVAVLGPNGSGKTSLLKVLLGQLALSSGTARIAGSPARKGNSHVGYIPQQKSLDDGLPLRGRDLVGLGVDGHQWGTGLLRRGRRRAIVDAAITEVGAENYADAPIGSMSGGEQQRLRIAQALVGNPQILLCDEPLLSLDLANQNLVSGLIDRRRRTHDTAVLFVTHEINPILPLVDRVLYLVDGQFRIGKPEEVMTSEVLSELYRTDVEVLHVRGRLVVIGTGDAIDALGSAGGLRPGEGVHHTDEGHA, encoded by the coding sequence GTGACAGAACCCACTTCGAAGAACGCCGGCGACGGTCGCGTCCCCGCACTGGAACTGACGGGGGCGCGACTGTCCTTCGGCGAACGCACACTCTGGCAGGACCTCGACCTCACCGTGGAACCCGGCGAATTCGTCGCCGTCCTCGGACCCAACGGGTCGGGCAAGACGTCGCTGCTGAAGGTGCTACTCGGCCAGCTCGCCCTCAGCTCCGGCACCGCGCGCATCGCCGGATCACCGGCGCGGAAGGGCAATTCGCACGTCGGGTACATCCCCCAGCAGAAGTCGCTCGACGACGGACTGCCGCTGCGGGGCCGCGACCTCGTCGGCCTCGGCGTCGACGGCCACCAGTGGGGAACCGGTCTCCTCCGGCGAGGCCGACGCCGTGCGATCGTCGACGCGGCAATCACCGAAGTCGGCGCCGAGAACTACGCGGACGCACCGATCGGTTCCATGTCCGGCGGTGAGCAGCAACGACTGCGGATCGCGCAGGCCCTCGTCGGCAACCCCCAGATCCTGCTGTGCGACGAACCGCTGCTCAGCCTCGACCTGGCCAACCAGAATCTCGTGTCGGGCCTCATCGACCGACGGCGCCGCACCCACGACACCGCGGTGCTGTTCGTCACCCACGAGATCAACCCGATCCTCCCCCTCGTCGACCGCGTGCTCTACCTCGTCGACGGACAGTTCCGCATCGGCAAACCCGAAGAGGTCATGACGTCGGAGGTGCTGTCCGAGCTGTACCGCACCGACGTGGAGGTGCTGCACGTACGCGGCCGCCTCGTCGTCATCGGCACCGGCGACGCCATCGACGCGCTCGGCAGCGCGGGCGGCCTCCGCCCCGGTGAGGGTGTGCACCACACGGACGAGGGACACGCATGA
- the kstR gene encoding cholesterol catabolism transcriptional regulator KstR yields MTTSSRSRSSTVAAATLGEDDLSSNAQKERRKRILDATLALASKGGYEAVQMRAVAERADVAVGTLYRYFPSKVHLLVSALAREFERIDSRGKNPPGRNPLERMQLILSQITRAMQRDPLLTEAMTRAFMFADASAAAEVDQVGKLMDRLFARAMTDTEPTEDQLAVARVISDVWLSNLVAWLTRRSSATDVANRLELTVELLLGDGSRRPE; encoded by the coding sequence ATGACGACCAGCTCTCGATCACGGTCCTCGACGGTCGCTGCGGCGACGCTGGGCGAGGACGATCTCAGTTCCAACGCGCAGAAGGAACGGCGCAAGCGGATCCTCGACGCGACCCTGGCCCTGGCCTCCAAGGGCGGATACGAAGCCGTGCAGATGCGGGCCGTCGCCGAACGCGCCGACGTCGCCGTGGGGACGCTGTACCGCTACTTCCCGTCCAAGGTGCACCTGCTGGTGTCGGCGCTCGCCCGCGAGTTCGAGCGAATCGACTCGCGGGGAAAGAACCCGCCGGGCCGGAACCCGCTCGAGCGGATGCAGCTCATCCTCAGCCAGATCACCCGGGCCATGCAGCGCGACCCACTGCTGACCGAGGCCATGACGCGCGCCTTCATGTTCGCCGACGCCTCCGCCGCCGCCGAGGTCGATCAGGTGGGCAAGCTGATGGACCGCCTGTTCGCCCGCGCGATGACGGACACCGAGCCCACCGAAGACCAGTTGGCCGTCGCCCGCGTCATCTCCGACGTGTGGCTGTCGAACCTGGTGGCCTGGCTCACACGCCGCTCGTCCGCGACCGATGTCGCGAATCGGCTCGAACTCACCGTCGAACTGCTGCTCGGTGACGGAAGCCGCAGACCCGAGTAG
- a CDS encoding acyl-CoA dehydrogenase, with product MTIATTEEQRAAAGSIQAWARSTDPLVTVRQGPADSWRTSWPSFASLGIFSVAVPEEVGGSGAEIVDLAAMLEQAATELVPGPVLSTALAALVVGRSSGAAAKRWSEDLADGAMPCAVALGSNSPVNATLGADGGLTVTGDAGFAIGGDTGVSVLLSADAGDGVVWCLIDGEADGLDVTVADTIDKSRPLARVRCDRVAVAADRVVTGVRDGLVADLAATLAAVEASGIAAWCLRTAVEYAKIREQFGKPIGSFQAIKHLCAEMLCRVEQSGAAAWDAAVAAEDAWDADGGELPIAAAVAASLTLDAAVETAKDCIQVLGGIGFTWEHDAHFYLRRATSLRQLLGGSARWRARVTELTRAGARRHLSIDLSGLDDERAQIRAEIADLVARPESERRAALAESGYLAPHWPAPYGRGARAAEQILIEEELAAAGVGRPDLVIGWWAVPTILEHGSAEQIERFATPTLRGEIIWCQLFSEPGAGSDLAALRTSAEKVDGGWRLNGQKVWTSRAQEADWAICLARTDRDAPKHRGISYFLVDMTSPGITISPLREITGDALFNEVYLEDVFVPDELVVGNLGDGWKLARTTLANERVAMGGGSSLGAAMEELLALAGVGDPVTDDRLGHLIGNALVGSQLELRTTLRQLDGQDPGPESSVRKLVGVRQRQAVAEFAMELGGVDGWVEGPLAREFLNTRCLSIAGGTTQILLTVAAERILGLPRG from the coding sequence GTGACAATCGCCACCACCGAGGAACAGAGGGCTGCAGCGGGTTCGATCCAGGCTTGGGCGCGGTCCACGGACCCGCTGGTCACAGTACGGCAAGGACCAGCAGATTCGTGGCGGACGTCGTGGCCGTCCTTCGCCTCGCTCGGAATTTTCTCGGTCGCCGTGCCCGAAGAGGTCGGGGGGTCGGGAGCGGAGATCGTCGATCTCGCCGCGATGCTCGAACAGGCCGCGACTGAACTCGTCCCGGGCCCTGTTCTCTCGACCGCTCTCGCCGCGCTCGTCGTCGGCCGCAGCTCCGGCGCCGCCGCGAAACGGTGGTCCGAGGACCTCGCCGACGGCGCGATGCCGTGCGCGGTGGCTCTCGGCAGCAACTCCCCGGTGAACGCGACGCTCGGGGCCGACGGCGGGTTGACCGTCACCGGCGACGCGGGCTTCGCGATCGGCGGTGACACGGGGGTGTCCGTGCTGCTGTCCGCCGACGCGGGCGACGGCGTCGTGTGGTGTCTGATCGACGGCGAAGCCGACGGCCTGGACGTCACGGTCGCCGACACGATCGACAAGAGCCGCCCGCTCGCGCGGGTGCGCTGCGATCGTGTGGCGGTGGCGGCCGACCGGGTGGTCACCGGCGTGCGGGACGGGCTCGTGGCCGACCTCGCCGCGACCCTCGCCGCCGTGGAGGCATCCGGGATCGCGGCCTGGTGTCTGCGAACGGCGGTGGAGTACGCCAAGATTCGCGAGCAGTTCGGCAAACCGATCGGATCGTTCCAGGCGATCAAGCATCTGTGCGCGGAGATGCTGTGCCGCGTCGAACAGTCCGGTGCAGCGGCGTGGGATGCGGCCGTGGCGGCGGAGGACGCGTGGGACGCGGACGGCGGCGAGCTGCCGATCGCGGCCGCGGTCGCGGCGTCGCTCACGCTCGACGCCGCCGTCGAGACCGCCAAGGACTGCATCCAGGTGCTCGGCGGGATCGGCTTCACCTGGGAACACGACGCGCACTTCTACCTGCGCCGGGCGACGTCGCTGCGGCAGCTGCTCGGCGGCTCCGCCCGCTGGCGGGCGCGGGTCACGGAACTGACGCGGGCCGGTGCTCGCAGGCACCTGTCGATCGACCTGTCCGGGCTCGACGACGAGCGGGCGCAGATCCGCGCCGAGATCGCCGACCTGGTGGCGCGGCCGGAGTCGGAGCGACGCGCGGCCCTCGCGGAGTCGGGTTACCTGGCCCCGCACTGGCCCGCACCCTACGGACGGGGTGCGCGCGCCGCCGAACAGATCCTGATCGAGGAGGAGCTGGCGGCCGCCGGGGTCGGCAGGCCCGACCTCGTGATCGGCTGGTGGGCCGTGCCGACGATCCTCGAGCACGGCAGCGCCGAGCAGATCGAACGCTTCGCCACCCCGACGCTGCGCGGCGAGATCATCTGGTGCCAGCTGTTCAGCGAACCCGGCGCCGGCTCCGACCTCGCGGCGCTGCGGACGTCCGCGGAGAAGGTGGACGGCGGGTGGCGGCTGAACGGTCAGAAGGTGTGGACGTCGAGGGCGCAGGAAGCGGACTGGGCGATCTGCCTGGCCCGCACCGACCGGGACGCGCCCAAACACAGGGGCATCAGCTACTTCCTCGTCGACATGACGAGCCCCGGCATCACCATCTCGCCGCTGCGCGAGATCACCGGCGACGCCCTGTTCAACGAGGTGTATCTCGAGGACGTGTTCGTGCCGGACGAGCTGGTGGTCGGGAATCTCGGCGACGGCTGGAAGCTGGCCCGCACCACGCTGGCCAACGAGCGGGTCGCGATGGGCGGGGGCTCCTCGCTCGGTGCGGCGATGGAGGAACTGCTCGCGCTCGCGGGGGTCGGCGACCCCGTGACCGACGACAGGCTCGGGCATCTCATCGGCAACGCGCTCGTCGGCTCGCAGCTCGAACTGCGCACCACCCTCCGGCAGCTGGACGGTCAGGACCCGGGACCGGAATCGAGTGTCCGCAAGCTGGTCGGGGTTCGCCAGCGGCAGGCGGTCGCGGAATTCGCGATGGAACTCGGTGGCGTGGACGGCTGGGTGGAGGGGCCGCTGGCGCGGGAGTTCCTCAATACGCGCTGCCTGTCCATTGCGGGCGGAACGACGCAGATCCTGCTGACGGTCGCGGCCGAGCGGATTCTCGGGCTGCCGCGGGGCTGA
- a CDS encoding ESX secretion-associated protein EspG, giving the protein MNMRNWRLRPELFDALWAGTGQDRIPYPFRIVSAHPGLNAYVAEQNRIREAFAGAEHDDVRSALGVLAEPDVYVEISGSTADETPIRIVGAQQGQRVVIASQLPGRAPQIGGDVVIGAGAAGRLGAQLIGLIPQNAAGRRRFQRRDEQDTHFSQGILQEVNRAAPAPRLESAVQKGYAGRGKIRVYRGPRYGTGRDVGIMHWIDIAGDGRYAIGPHDPSAAHPAGPEQLVSSLDTLIRVGTTPRARSVGARSW; this is encoded by the coding sequence ATGAACATGCGAAACTGGCGGCTGCGTCCCGAACTGTTCGACGCCCTGTGGGCCGGCACCGGGCAGGACCGCATCCCGTATCCGTTCCGGATCGTGAGTGCGCATCCCGGGCTCAATGCCTATGTCGCCGAGCAGAACCGGATACGCGAAGCCTTCGCGGGAGCCGAGCACGACGATGTGAGGTCGGCGTTGGGTGTGCTCGCCGAGCCCGACGTGTATGTCGAGATCTCCGGTTCGACCGCCGACGAGACCCCGATCCGAATCGTCGGTGCACAACAGGGGCAACGGGTGGTGATCGCGTCGCAACTCCCCGGCCGGGCACCCCAGATCGGTGGCGACGTGGTCATCGGCGCCGGTGCAGCCGGGCGTCTGGGCGCCCAACTGATCGGGCTGATCCCGCAGAACGCCGCCGGCCGACGCCGATTCCAGCGGCGCGACGAACAGGACACCCACTTCTCTCAGGGAATCCTGCAGGAGGTCAATCGGGCGGCCCCCGCCCCGCGACTCGAATCCGCCGTACAGAAGGGCTACGCGGGCCGTGGGAAGATCCGCGTCTACCGCGGCCCCCGCTACGGCACCGGCAGGGACGTCGGCATCATGCACTGGATCGACATCGCCGGCGACGGACGCTACGCGATCGGACCGCACGACCCATCCGCTGCGCACCCGGCAGGCCCCGAACAACTCGTATCCTCGCTCGACACCCTGATCAGGGTCGGTACCACTCCTCGAGCGAGGTCGGTCGGTGCCCGCAGTTGGTAG
- a CDS encoding substrate-binding domain-containing protein: MPRSRQPRRQATLASLAAELNISRTTVSNAYNRPDQLSAELRDRVLQAAKRRGYPGPDPVARSLRTRRAGAVGLLLTEALSYSFRDPAAMSFLSGLAESCEAAGQGLLLIPAGPGREEADAAAVVQQAGVDGFVVYSVADDDPYLAAVCERHLPMVVCDQPREIPGASLIGIDDRGAMRGLADYLIGLGHRDIGVLSMRLGRDRSDGVADAERLRSPNFHVQRERIEGVRDAMSDAGLDPRTLTVVERFEHTGKSGHAAAAQALGVNPRITALVCTTDVLALGALDWARWQGIDVPGRLSITGFDGVDDALREGLTTVRQPQEEKGRRAGALLMSPSHSGVAIVEMLETELLRGSTAGPAKR; encoded by the coding sequence ATGCCCAGGTCTCGACAGCCTCGTCGCCAAGCCACGCTGGCGTCGCTCGCGGCCGAGCTCAATATTTCGCGCACGACGGTGTCCAACGCGTACAACCGGCCGGATCAACTCTCCGCGGAACTGCGCGACCGGGTGTTGCAGGCGGCCAAGCGCCGCGGCTACCCCGGCCCCGACCCGGTGGCCCGATCCCTGCGCACCCGCAGGGCCGGTGCCGTCGGACTGCTGCTCACCGAGGCCCTCAGCTACTCCTTCCGCGACCCCGCCGCGATGAGCTTTCTGTCCGGACTGGCCGAGTCGTGCGAGGCCGCCGGGCAGGGTCTGCTGCTGATTCCGGCCGGCCCGGGACGCGAGGAGGCGGACGCCGCCGCGGTCGTGCAGCAGGCGGGCGTCGACGGGTTCGTCGTGTACTCGGTGGCGGACGACGACCCGTACCTCGCGGCGGTGTGCGAACGTCACCTGCCGATGGTCGTGTGCGATCAGCCGCGCGAGATCCCGGGTGCGTCGCTCATCGGGATCGACGATCGCGGCGCGATGCGGGGCCTCGCCGACTATCTGATCGGGCTCGGCCACCGCGACATCGGTGTGCTGAGCATGAGGCTGGGGCGCGACCGCTCGGACGGGGTCGCCGACGCCGAGCGTCTGCGGTCACCGAACTTCCACGTGCAGCGCGAACGCATCGAGGGAGTGCGCGACGCCATGTCGGACGCCGGCCTGGACCCTCGGACGCTGACCGTCGTCGAGCGGTTCGAGCACACCGGGAAGTCGGGGCACGCCGCTGCCGCGCAGGCGCTCGGTGTGAATCCGAGAATCACCGCACTCGTGTGCACCACCGACGTCCTCGCGCTCGGCGCGCTGGACTGGGCGCGCTGGCAGGGCATCGACGTGCCCGGCCGGCTGTCGATCACCGGATTCGACGGAGTCGACGACGCACTGCGTGAGGGCCTGACCACCGTGCGGCAACCCCAGGAGGAGAAGGGTCGCCGGGCGGGTGCACTGCTCATGTCCCCGTCGCACTCCGGCGTCGCGATCGTCGAGATGCTCGAGACCGAACTGCTGCGGGGTTCGACGGCCGGGCCCGCCAAGCGCTGA
- a CDS encoding metal ABC transporter permease: MSNKFTDAMSRMFDVSATVDLLQYDFVQQALIAGAILGLLAGAIGPLIVSRQMSFAVHGTSELSLTGASAALLIGVSVGAGAIAGSVVAAVLFGLLGAKARDRDSVIGVIMAFGLGLSVLFIWSYQGRTGTSFSLLIGQIVAPGDSGLQLLLLCAVLVIGVLGLIYRPLLFASTDPDVAEARGVPVRALSIVFAVLVGITAALGVQIVGALLVMALLITPAAAAAYVTASPLKATILSIVFAELAAVGGILLSLAPGVPVSSFVTTISFVIYLVCRLSGSSRRKNAGRITPTHAHTH, from the coding sequence ATGAGCAACAAGTTCACCGACGCGATGTCGCGCATGTTCGACGTCTCGGCCACCGTCGACCTGCTCCAGTACGACTTCGTCCAGCAAGCGCTGATCGCAGGCGCCATCCTCGGCCTGCTGGCAGGAGCCATCGGCCCCCTCATCGTCAGCAGGCAGATGTCGTTCGCCGTGCACGGCACGAGCGAGCTGTCGCTGACCGGTGCGTCGGCGGCCCTGCTCATCGGTGTCAGCGTCGGGGCCGGCGCCATCGCCGGGTCGGTGGTCGCGGCGGTCCTGTTCGGGTTGCTCGGCGCGAAGGCCCGCGACCGTGACTCGGTCATCGGCGTGATCATGGCATTCGGGCTCGGCCTGTCGGTGCTGTTCATCTGGTCGTACCAAGGGCGCACCGGCACCAGTTTCTCGCTGCTGATCGGCCAGATCGTGGCACCCGGAGACAGCGGCCTCCAGCTGCTGCTGCTCTGCGCCGTGCTGGTCATCGGGGTCCTCGGCCTGATCTACCGCCCCCTCCTGTTCGCGAGCACCGATCCCGACGTCGCCGAGGCCCGCGGAGTCCCGGTGCGTGCGCTGTCGATCGTGTTCGCCGTGCTCGTCGGCATCACGGCCGCGCTCGGCGTCCAGATCGTCGGGGCACTGCTGGTGATGGCACTGCTCATCACCCCCGCCGCGGCCGCCGCCTACGTCACCGCCAGCCCACTCAAGGCCACGATCCTGTCGATCGTGTTCGCCGAACTCGCCGCCGTCGGCGGCATCCTGCTGTCCCTCGCACCGGGAGTGCCCGTATCGAGCTTCGTCACCACGATCTCGTTCGTCATCTACCTCGTCTGCCGGCTCAGCGGATCCTCACGACGCAAGAACGCGGGACGCATCACCCCCACCCACGCACACACGCACTGA
- a CDS encoding metal ABC transporter solute-binding protein, Zn/Mn family translates to MRASSGFRAATAAVGLSFAAALTLTACGSDTTGDGTLTVVASTNVWGSVAQAVAGDKVDVTSIITEPSSDPHSFEASPTDAAKLTDASLIVYNGGGYDHFVDDIIGTGNSDQLTVNAFDLLEGGAHAGEDEHSGGDSDGGDSHEGHDHGDVNEHVWFDVDTVDATAQSIADKLGQLDPDNADAYKANAATFHGQLEQISAITDGIAAAHKDAPVAQTEPIAYYLLQSAGLKDVTPPDFTSAIENGNDPAPAAIAATRQLLTGKQVQALVYNVQTQDRVTQDVRATAESAGIPVVEVTETLPEGLDYIQWQTNTAESLAAALQ, encoded by the coding sequence GTGCGCGCTTCCTCAGGTTTTCGTGCCGCCACGGCGGCCGTCGGGCTGTCGTTCGCCGCGGCCCTCACCCTCACCGCGTGCGGCTCCGACACGACCGGTGACGGCACGCTGACCGTCGTCGCGTCGACGAACGTGTGGGGCAGCGTCGCGCAGGCCGTCGCCGGCGACAAGGTGGACGTCACCTCGATCATCACCGAACCGTCGTCCGACCCGCACTCGTTCGAGGCGAGCCCCACCGACGCCGCCAAGCTCACCGACGCCTCCCTGATCGTCTACAACGGCGGCGGGTACGACCACTTCGTCGACGACATCATCGGCACCGGCAACAGCGACCAGCTCACCGTCAATGCATTCGACCTCCTCGAGGGCGGCGCGCACGCGGGCGAGGACGAGCACTCCGGCGGCGACTCGGACGGCGGCGACTCGCACGAGGGCCACGACCACGGCGACGTCAACGAGCACGTCTGGTTCGACGTCGACACCGTCGACGCCACCGCACAGTCCATCGCGGACAAGCTCGGCCAACTCGACCCCGACAACGCCGACGCCTACAAGGCCAACGCCGCCACCTTCCACGGTCAGCTCGAGCAGATCTCCGCGATCACCGACGGCATCGCGGCAGCGCACAAGGACGCACCCGTCGCCCAGACCGAACCGATCGCCTACTACCTGCTGCAGTCCGCGGGCCTGAAGGACGTCACCCCGCCCGACTTCACGAGCGCCATCGAGAACGGCAACGACCCCGCACCCGCCGCCATCGCCGCGACGCGACAGCTGCTCACCGGCAAGCAGGTGCAGGCCCTCGTCTACAACGTGCAGACGCAGGACCGGGTCACCCAGGACGTGCGGGCCACGGCCGAGTCGGCGGGAATCCCCGTCGTCGAGGTGACCGAAACCCTGCCCGAAGGCCTGGACTACATTCAGTGGCAGACCAACACCGCCGAGTCGCTTGCCGCGGCTCTGCAATAG